CCGCTCGCGGCTGCCCAGGCTGACGCGGCTGACCCGCACCGCCCCCGACGTGATCAGGTGCAGCGCCTCGCCCGGGTCGTCCTGCGCCACGAGGAGTTCGCCCGGCGCGAAGCTCCGCTCGGTCACCACCTTCAGCGCCTCATGCAGGGCCTCCTCCGGGACGTTCTGGAAGAGGGGGGAGAGTTTCAGATCGTCCAGATGGGCCATCGGGGCGCATGCTAGCGCCTGGTATGGGCCGTCATATGGGACGGGGGCCACGACGGGGCGGCCGCGTGCCGTGCCCAGAGTTCCGGGCCTCTTCCCGGCTGAGCAGCAGACAGGGGGACGGCGATGGGGGGGGTTCCCTCAGACATTGGGGGGAGAACCCCCAGATGTAAGAAAGTATTCAAATCTGACCGCCGAACATGGCTCGGGGAGGGTAGGTCACGCCGCGCCAGGCTGACCTGCCTCCTCCCCGAAAGGAGCAGCATGAAGCCAAGAAGTCTCGTTCAGGGCGCCCTCGGCCTGTGTACGGCGGCGCTGATCGCGGGGTGTTCGCAGTCGCCGGGGACGCCAGCGGCGCAGGCGTACCGTCCCGCCTACATCCTCCAGGTCCCTGTTACGGCGCAGGACACGACGCAGGAGCTGGAGGGGCGCTACGGCGGCAAGGTCGTGGAGCTGAACACCCAGGAGGGATACGCCGTCCTGGGGCTCGATCAGGCGGCGGCGAAGACCCAGAACCTGCGTGCCCAGGCGCTGGGCGACGGCCCTGTCGCCGAACCCAACCTCAACCAGTTCCAGGGAGGGGCATTGGCGTTGATGGCGGGAAGCCGGAGTATCTGGATGGGTGGTGAGTGGCAGGCGTGGGCTGGTGGATCACGTAGCATCTGGATGGGTGGTCAATACGCGCCCCTCGTCCAGAACACTCAATCCCTCCAACAGATCAAGCTGGAGAACGCCCAAAAACTCGCACCTAACCTTGCCGCGGGCGTGAAGGTCGCCGTGATCGACACGGGGATCGACCTGAACCACCCGGCCTTCGCGGGGGCGCTGGCACCGTCTACCGAGTGGAAGGACTTCTACGGCAACGACAACCTGCCGCAGGAGGAAGGCATACTCGGCGTCGGCGGCTACGGCCACGGCACAGCGGTTGCCAGTATTATCTTGCAGGTCGCCCCCAAGGCCACGATCCTGCCCCTGCGCGTCCTGGGTCCAAATGGTGAAGGCGATACCCTTCAGGTCGCCAACGCCATCAAGTACGCCGTTGCCCAGAAGGCGAGGGTTATCAACCTGAGCTTGGGCAGCACCACCAAGTCAGACGCCGTGCAAAGCGCCATCCAGGCGGCCACGACCGCTGGTGTTCTCGTCGTGTCCTCGGCGGGCAACGACAACACGCCCACCATCACCTACCCGGCGGTAACGGCCGACGACAAGGGGCCGTTGGGCGAGCGCAGCCTCAGCGTGGGCAGCGTCAACAGCCTTAACCTCAAGTCCTCGTTCTCCAACTATTCCCCCGACCTCGAACTCAGCGCCCCTGGCGAGAACATCTTCGCGGCGGGTCCCGGCAACCTGCTGGTGGCCTGGAGCGGCACCTCGATGGCCGCGCCCATGGCGGCCGGAGGTCTGGCGCTGGCCCTCGGTCAGACGCTGGCAGTGGACATCAAGGATGTCACCAGGAAAATGGCCGAGAACGGCTTCGACCTGTATAGCAGCGGCTTGAACTCCGCGTACAAGGACAAGCTGGGCAAGCGGCGCCTGGACCTGGAACTGTTCCTCAAAAGCACCATCAGGTACTGAGCACCAGGAGGAGCGAGGACGGGGAGAGTTCCCCGTCCTCGCCCTTGTAAGAGCGCGGAAAGCCCCGAAGGGAAAACATGGGCGCGTGTCAGAGACCCTCGACGGTACGGGAAGCGTTGGTGATGCAGACCTCCGGGCGAGGGTGGACTCGTTGAATGAGGCGGCGTTTGCGCTCCTGAAGACGGACGATGCCCGCGTACTGGAGCTTGCTCAAACAGCCAACGAGCTGGCAAGCGGCACCTATCTAAACGGCGCTGCACGAGCTCAACTTGTTCAGGGCCTAGCTCATTCAGAGCGTGGCGATAATGAACTTGCCTTGCAATACCTACAAAAATCCTTACTAGGTTTTCAAATCGCTTTTGACCGAAAGGGACAAGGGGAGGCTTTAGAGGCTCTTGGGCGTATCCAACTCAAGTTGGGAGAAATATCCTCAGCAGAAAAACATCTTCATCTAGCACTTGAGTTAATTCAAGAAGATGGTCTTATAAAAGCACAAGTCCTTAATTTGATGGCAGGAGTGCATCACAGAAACGGTAACTATTTATTATCCCTATCATTTCTCGAAAAATCACTTAAGATTCACGAAGCTCTAAATAACGAGTCGCAAACAGCAAACGTCCTCGCTAATATAGGCATCCTACATACAAGTCTAGGCAATTACTCAGATGCACTCTCAAATTTAACTCATGCTCACAGAATATTGAGAGACGGTGGGCACGGTGAATTTACACAAGGAATAATACTGCTTAACCTAGGCCATCTATACTTATATATGAATGAGCCTTTGAAATCAATTCCTCACTTTCAGGAAGCCCTGCGCTTAGCAGATCAGCGCAACGATCGCCTAACGGTGTTAACAGCAACCTTGAACATTGGCGTAGCACGAAACCAAGCCGGAAGCTACATCGACGCAGAGCCTGCCTTCCGAGATGCCCTTAACATCTCCCGCGAGATTCAATACCGTCCCGGTGAGGTTTCTGCCCTCGATGGCCTGGGCAATATTCTTGCTCAGCGCGGTCAGTTGCATGAGGCCGCCGCCGCCCACGCCGAGGCCGCCGCCATCGCCCAGGAGATCGAGGACCTGGAGGGCGAACTCGACGCCCTCAACCACCTGGGACAGGTGCAGGCGGAGCTGGGGGACTTTCCCGCCGCCCTCGCCTCGCTGGAGCGGGCGCTGACGCTGGCGCGGGAGGCCGACCACAAGAAGACCGTGTACGAGGCCCACCGCGCCCTGGCAGGCGTGTACAAGCGGGCGGGCGATTTCGAGCGGGCACTGCACCACCACGAGCAGTACCACGAGGCCGAGCGGGCGCTGTTCAACGAGGAGAGTGACAAGAAGACGCGCGAGCTGAGCGCGCAGTTCGACGTGGAGCGCGCCCGCCACGAGGCCGAGGTGCAGCGCCTGCAACGCGAGATGGCCGAGACGGCGCGCGAGGAGGCCGAGGCCCTGGTCCGGGAGCGCACCCACGAGCTGGAGCAGGCGCAGGTCGAGATCGTCACCCGGCTGGCGGTGGCGGCCGAGTACCGCGACGACCTGACGGGCGAGCATACCTGGCGGGTGGGGCATGTCAGCGCCCTCATCGCGCGCGAGCTGGGCCTGCCCGAGGGGGACGTGGCCCTGCTGCGAATCGCGGCGCGGCTCCACGACGTGGGCAAGATCGGCATTCCTGACGCCATCCTGCTCAAGCCGGGGAAATTTACCCCCGAGGAGCAGGAGCGCATGAAGGCGCATACCCTGATCGGCGCGCGCATTCTCTCGGGCGGGCACTCGCGCCTGCTCCGCATGGCCGAGGAGATCGCCCTCTCGCACCACGAGCGTTGGGACGGCGGCGGCTACCCGCTGGGCAAGGCCGGGCACAACATCCCGGTGACCGGGCGCATCGTGTCGGTCGCGGACGTGTTCGACGCCCTGACGAGCGAGCGGCCCTACAAGCAGGCGTGGACCCAGGGCGACGCGCTGGCGGAGCTGCGGCGGCAGGCCGGCACCCAGTTCGACCCCGAGGTTGTGGAGGCCGCCGTGCGGGTCTTTACCCGGGAAGACTTCCCCCGCCTGATGCGCGCCGAGGCAGAAAGCGCTGCCAGGGCTAAACCCGCTGTCCCCTCGCCCTGAGCGGGAGCAGACGGGCTGCGCTACAGTGCCCCGCGTGACGACCCGCGCCCCCGCGCCCACCGCGGCCCTCACCGCGACCGCACTTTCCGCCCGGAACCTGCGCCACGGCTTCGGGGAGACGGTGGTGCTGCACGGGGTCAGCCTGGAGGTTGGCGCGGGCGAGGTTGTCGCCGTCACCGGCCCCAGCGGCAGCGGCAAGAGCACCCTGCTGCACCTGCTGGGCGGGCTGGACACCCCGCAGCAGGGCGAGGTGTGGTGGGCGGGCGAGCGGGTGGACCTGCTCGGCACCCAGGCGCGGGCGCGGCGGCGGGCGGGCCGGGTCGGGCTGGTCTTCCAGCACCACTACCTGCTGGAGGACCTGACGGTGGAACAGAACATCCTCGTGCCCGCCCTGCTCACCGGGCGGGACGAGACGGAGCGGGCGCGGGGACTCCTCGCCCGGGTGGGCCTGGCCGGACGCGGGCGGGAGTTGCCGCGCGTGCTCAGCGGCGGTGAGCGTCAGCGCGTCGCCGTCGCCCGCGCGCTGATCACCCGCCCCGCGGTGGTTCTCGCCGATGAGCCCACCGGCAGCCTGGACCGGGCCAACGCGGAGGTCGTCGCGGGCCTGCTGCTGGACCTTGCCCGCGAGGAGCGGGCGGGCGTACTCCTCGTTACCCACGAGGAGCGCCTGGCCGAGCAGACCGACCGGGCGCTGCACCTGCTGGACGGGCGGATTGTGGAGGAAGCAGTCAGCCGTTAGCCCACAGTTCTTTGCCGCCAGCAAGCACTGGAGCACCAGACAGAAGACGTGTCACCCTGAGCGAAGCGAGGGGTCCCTCAGTTGACGCTGTGGGATGCTTCGCTTCGCTCAGCATGACCCGGTTCCTTCGTCCAATGCCCTGGCCTTCCTCCCTCACCACCCCGCCCGCGCGTACACGTCGGGCAGGGTGGGCGTCAGGCCGAATTCGCGCGCCGCGCGCTGGGGCCAGTGGGGGTCGCGCAGGAAGGCGCGGGCCAGGGCGATCAGGTCGGCGCTCCCCTCCGCCAGGACCTCCTCGGCCTGGGCGGGCGTGTCGATCATGCCGACGGCCATCACCCGGAGGTCGGGCACCTCCTGCCGGACGCGGGCCGCGAAGGGCACCTGGTACAGCGGCCCGGGGGTGATCTGCTGGGCGGGGGTCAGGCCGCCACTGCTCACGTCGAGCACGTCCACCCCCTCAAAGCGCAGCAGGCCCGCGAGGGCCACGGTCTGGTCCACGTCCCAGCCCCCGGGGGCCCAGTCGGTCGCGCTGACGCGCACGAAGAGCGGGAGGTGCATGGGCCATACCGCCCGGACCGCGCGCACGACCTCCAGCAGGAAACGGACCCGGTTCTCGAAGGCGCCGCCGTACTCGTCGGTGCGGGTGTTCGCCAGCGGCGAGAGGAATTGGTGCAGCAGGTAACCGTGCGCGGCGTGGATCTCAATCACGTCGAAGCCCGCGATCTGTGCCCGCCGGGCCGCCGCCGCAAAGTCGGAGGTGACGCGCCGGATGTCGTCCACCGTCATGCCGACGGGGTGCGGGAAAACGGCGTTGTAGGGGTCCTCGGTCGGGCCGATCACCTGCCACCCCCCCGCCTCGGGCGGCACCACGCCGCGCCCGCGCCACGGGGCGTAGGTGCTCGCCTTGCGGCCCGCGTGCGCGAGTTGCACGCCGATCAGCCCGCCGTAGCGGTGAACGAAGTCGGTGATGTGCCCCAGCGGCACGATCTGCTCGTCGGCCCACAGCCCCAGGTCCTCGGGGCTGATGCGGCCCTCGGGCGAAACGGCCGTGGCCTCGGTGAAGATCAGCCCCGCGCCGCCCAGCGCGAACTGCCCCAGGTGGGTGAGGTGAAAATCGTTCGCCATTCCACCCTGGGCGCTGTACATGCACATGGGCGACACGACGGCACGGTTGGGCAGGGTCAGGCCCCGCAGTTTCAGCGGCGTGAAGAGCAGCGGGGAGGGTGTTCCCTCGCCGGTGGGGGTGGAGGAGGCCGTCTGCGTCATGCCACCGAATCTAGCCAGCGGCCACCCCCCGCGCCAGATGGCGGACGCTTCATGAGGAGCGAGGGGGGAAACTGCGGCCATGGAACTGCGTGACCATCTGGAGGGCACCCGGCCGGAGCAGTTGCAGGGCTTCTTCGAGGGCTGGCCGAACCCGCCGCGCCCAGAAACGCTGCACCGTCTCCTCGCCGCGTCGTACCGAATTTCACTGGCCGTTGAGGATGGGCGGGTGGTGGGCATCGCCCAGGCCATCAGCGACGGGGTCCTCACGGCCTTTATCCCCATGCTGGAAGTTCACGCCACCCACCGGGGAAGAGGCATCGGCTCGGCGCTCATCCGGCACCTGCTCGCCCAACTTGGCCACCTGTATGCCGTGGACCTGAGCTGCGACTACAACCTCGTGCCCTTTTACGAACGCCTGGACTTTCGGAGGGCCAATGCAATGGTGCTGCGAAACTACGCCCGGCAAAGCGGGGAGTCACCCACAAGTCCCAGTTAGGAAGGAGGGGATGTTAAGAGGGTGCAGCAGGTGCCTCTCGTGGCCTGCGGTTTTCCCCCTGCGGCGCCCAGCTATGCTTGCCTCCCCCCTCCCAGCCTCCCCCGCAAGGGGGGAGGAGCAACAGCGCCAAAGCTTTAGCTCTTTCAAAACCGTCAGTTGTGGACGGCCTATTCCCACCCCTCGACGGGCTCGCGCACGGCCTTCACCCCGCCTTGCTCGCGCAGCGAGACGGTGGGCCCGTAGCTCAGGATGCAGCAAGATCAAACCTTGCGCGCGGAGAGTAGCGGCCACAGGCGCAGCGAACGGGCCCCTTGCCCAGCGCAGCGCCGCTCCCCCTCCACCGAGAAGAGAGACACGTGAGTGGACTGAGCGTCAACGCGCGGGCCGCCCCGCGCGGCGGAGTCGTCGCCCCCTCTGGGGGGAGGGGGCTGGGGGTGGGCCAACCCGCAGCAAGCCCCATCCCATGGACGCTACCGTAAACCCCAATGAGCCTCCTCGCCCAACTCTCCGGCACCCTGATCAACGTCACCACCGTCCTCATCGGCACCGTACTGGGCCTCACCCTCGGCGGACGCCTCCCCGAGCGCACCCAGCGCACCCTCCTCCAGACCCTCTCGCTGGTGACCCTCTTCATCGGGCTCGACATGGCGGGCAACCTGAACCGGGTGACGGGCGGCCCCATTCCCGGCGTGATCCTGGCCCTGATCGCCCTCGCGCTGGGGGCGGTGATCGGCGAGGCGCTGGGCATCGAGGAGGGCCTCGCGCGCCTGGGCGAGACACTGAGGCGGCGCTTCCGGGGCGGGGGCCGCTTCACCGAGGGCTTCGTGGCGGCCAGCCTGCTCTTCTGCATCGGGCCGATGACGGTGGTGGGAGGCATTCAGAACGGCCTGACCGGGGACTCGTCCACCTACGTCCTCAAGAGCACGCTGGACGGGATCGCCTCGCTCGCGCTGGCGGGGGCCTACGGAATTGGGGTGGGCTTCAGCGCCCTCACGGTGCTGCTGCTTCAGGGGGGAATCAGCCTGGCGGCGGGGGCCTTCGCCTCGGGCCTGCTGGGCGGGGCGGACCCGGGGGTGCTCAAGACCAACCCCTACGTCCTTCTCGTCACGGGGACGGGCGGGCTGACCATCGTGGGCATCGCGTGGAACCTGATGCTGGGGGGCCTGGGCTGGGAGGACCGCCGGGTGCGCGTCGGCAGCCTGCTCCCCGCGCTGCTGCTGGCCCCGCTCGTGCTGTGGGTGGCGGGAAGGTTGTAGGGGTCCATAGCCCTGCCGCACCACCCTCGCCCGCCCGGCCCGACGGTCCCCCAGCCAAGCGCCGAAGTCTGGATGTTTCCCCCCAAGCAGTGCCCGGACCCCGGCCTTCCCCCTCCTCAGCCCCCCGGACCATCAGCTCGAAATCAGGCCCGCCTCACCCGGCGCCCAGCCTGCGCGCCAGGGTTTGAAGAGGCATTCATCATCGTGCAGCACAAGGTTTTCTGAGACGCACTGTCAGTGGCCCGTCAGGTTCGCCCCCTACCTTGCGCCCATCACAAGGAGGCAGCAGATGCGAACCCATCCGAAGGGAAGGTTGACCGTGACGGCCCTGCTCGGGCTGAGCGTGGCCGCCATGACGGCGAGCGCGGGTCCGGCCAAGATCACCGCGCAGAGCATCATCGTGAATCCGGTCGAGACGAAACTGGGCGTGCAGGTCTGGGTGAACCGGGACCCCAGCGGGCGCGGCAACCCGGTGTACCGCAAGGGCGAGAACATCAGCGTGGGCCTGAAGACCAACCAGGACGCCTACGTGTACCTGTTCAACGTGAACGCGAACGGCGAGATCGACCTGTTCTTCCCGAACAACTACGAGGAGAGCAACTTCGTGCAGGCGGGCGTGACGCGGGTGTTCCCGGCCCGCGGCGCGAAGTACACCCTGACGGTGGGCGGCCCCAACGGGCAGGACAAGCTCCTGGCGCTCGCCAGCACGCGGGAGCTGAACATCGACGACATCGCCGAGTTCGCCGGGAACCAGGGCTTTGCCGACGTCAAGGTGCAGGGCCAGGAGAACCTCGCCCGGGCGCTCAGCATCGTGGTGAACCCGCTGCCCGCCGACGGCTGGGTGACGGACGTGGCGACCTTCCGGGTGGGGAACACGCCTGCCAACCGGGGCGGCGCGACGGGCACCGTCACGGTGACGCCCGGGCAGCCCACGCCTGCACAACCCAGCCCGCCCGCGCCGCAGCAGCCCGCCCCCGCCCAGCCCGTCACGCGGATTCAGCCGGGCGAGCGGCAGGACGGCGCCTTCGACCAGGCGATGGTGCAGGCCTACGACCGCCTGAAGGGCGAGGAGTCGCTGGGCGAGGCGACGAGCTACGCGACCGCCTGGGGCGACGGCCTGTGGCAGAAGTTCCGGGGTGTGGGCGCCTACGGGGACGCCGTGCTGCTCCATGCGAACGGCAGCAGCCGGGCCTACGCCGTCCACGGGATGCTGCTGGAGCGTTACCTCGCCCTGGCGCAGGCCGAGAACGGCGCTATCCGGCCCCCCTCCCGGCTGGGCTGGGCGGCGGGCGACGAGAAGGTGATTCCCCGCAACAGCTACGGCACCAGCGGCCTGTACGGCTTCTTCCAGAACGGGGCGCTGTACGGCACCGAGAAGTACGGCACCTTCTGGCTGACCGGCAATGTTCTCAAGACGTATCAGGGCCTGGGCGGCAGCGGCTCCTTCCTGGGCTTCCCCACCCGTGACCAGTACCTGCTGAATGGCGCCTGGGCCGCCGACTTCGAGGGCGGCAGCATCCGCACCGTGAACGGCGCGACCAAGGTGTACCGCAAGTAAGACTTCCCGCGCCGGGGGTGACTGGGCTCACCTCTCCCCCACCCCCGGCCTGTTTCCTCCCGCGCCCCTCTTTGCTTCGTTTCCCCCGGGCCGGGTTCCAATCGGCGCGCGAGGGGGTGGTGATTCCCGCCCCCAAGCGCACAGCCCCAAATTCTTGAATCAGCGACGAGAAGCGGCCCCCGCCGGGAGTGGTGGGGGCGTTTCTCGTTCTGGCCGGTATGCTGGGACCCATGCCAGCACTTGGGGGAAAGGTCGCCCTGGTCACCGGGGCCAGCCGGGGCGTGGGGCGGGGGGTGGCCCTGGGGCTGGGCGAGGCGGGAGCGACGGTCTACGTGACGGGCCGGACCCTGAGCGGGCGGCGCCCCGACATGCCCTTCCTGGCGGGCAGCCTGGAGGAGACGGCGGCGGACGTGACGGCGCTCGGCGGCTCAGGCGTCGCCGTGCAGTGTGACCACCGCGACGACGCGCAGACGCGGGCGGTGATCGAGCGGATCGCCGGGGATCACGAACAGCTCGACCTCCTCGTAAACAACGTGTGGGGCGGCTACGAGGGCCTGCACCTCTGGGACGAGCGCGGGCAGACGTGGAACGCCCCCTTCTGGGAACAGCCCCTCTCGCTGTGGGACGAGATGTTCGGGGCGGGGGTGCGGGCCCACTACGTCACCACCTCGCTGGCCGCGCCGCTGCTCATCGCTGCCCGTGGCCTCGTCGTCAACATCAGCTTCTTCGCCGGGATGCGGCACCGGGGCACCGAGAACATTCCCTACTTCCTCGCCAAGAACGCGGACGACCGCATGGCGCAGGCGTTCGCCAACCACTTCCGCCCGCACGGGGTGAGCGCCGTCTCGCTCTACCCCGGCCT
This sequence is a window from Deinococcus aerius. Protein-coding genes within it:
- a CDS encoding S8 family serine peptidase yields the protein MKPRSLVQGALGLCTAALIAGCSQSPGTPAAQAYRPAYILQVPVTAQDTTQELEGRYGGKVVELNTQEGYAVLGLDQAAAKTQNLRAQALGDGPVAEPNLNQFQGGALALMAGSRSIWMGGEWQAWAGGSRSIWMGGQYAPLVQNTQSLQQIKLENAQKLAPNLAAGVKVAVIDTGIDLNHPAFAGALAPSTEWKDFYGNDNLPQEEGILGVGGYGHGTAVASIILQVAPKATILPLRVLGPNGEGDTLQVANAIKYAVAQKARVINLSLGSTTKSDAVQSAIQAATTAGVLVVSSAGNDNTPTITYPAVTADDKGPLGERSLSVGSVNSLNLKSSFSNYSPDLELSAPGENIFAAGPGNLLVAWSGTSMAAPMAAGGLALALGQTLAVDIKDVTRKMAENGFDLYSSGLNSAYKDKLGKRRLDLELFLKSTIRY
- a CDS encoding tetratricopeptide repeat protein is translated as MDSLNEAAFALLKTDDARVLELAQTANELASGTYLNGAARAQLVQGLAHSERGDNELALQYLQKSLLGFQIAFDRKGQGEALEALGRIQLKLGEISSAEKHLHLALELIQEDGLIKAQVLNLMAGVHHRNGNYLLSLSFLEKSLKIHEALNNESQTANVLANIGILHTSLGNYSDALSNLTHAHRILRDGGHGEFTQGIILLNLGHLYLYMNEPLKSIPHFQEALRLADQRNDRLTVLTATLNIGVARNQAGSYIDAEPAFRDALNISREIQYRPGEVSALDGLGNILAQRGQLHEAAAAHAEAAAIAQEIEDLEGELDALNHLGQVQAELGDFPAALASLERALTLAREADHKKTVYEAHRALAGVYKRAGDFERALHHHEQYHEAERALFNEESDKKTRELSAQFDVERARHEAEVQRLQREMAETAREEAEALVRERTHELEQAQVEIVTRLAVAAEYRDDLTGEHTWRVGHVSALIARELGLPEGDVALLRIAARLHDVGKIGIPDAILLKPGKFTPEEQERMKAHTLIGARILSGGHSRLLRMAEEIALSHHERWDGGGYPLGKAGHNIPVTGRIVSVADVFDALTSERPYKQAWTQGDALAELRRQAGTQFDPEVVEAAVRVFTREDFPRLMRAEAESAARAKPAVPSP
- a CDS encoding ABC transporter ATP-binding protein; its protein translation is MTTRAPAPTAALTATALSARNLRHGFGETVVLHGVSLEVGAGEVVAVTGPSGSGKSTLLHLLGGLDTPQQGEVWWAGERVDLLGTQARARRRAGRVGLVFQHHYLLEDLTVEQNILVPALLTGRDETERARGLLARVGLAGRGRELPRVLSGGERQRVAVARALITRPAVVLADEPTGSLDRANAEVVAGLLLDLAREERAGVLLVTHEERLAEQTDRALHLLDGRIVEEAVSR
- a CDS encoding NADH:flavin oxidoreductase/NADH oxidase → MTQTASSTPTGEGTPSPLLFTPLKLRGLTLPNRAVVSPMCMYSAQGGMANDFHLTHLGQFALGGAGLIFTEATAVSPEGRISPEDLGLWADEQIVPLGHITDFVHRYGGLIGVQLAHAGRKASTYAPWRGRGVVPPEAGGWQVIGPTEDPYNAVFPHPVGMTVDDIRRVTSDFAAAARRAQIAGFDVIEIHAAHGYLLHQFLSPLANTRTDEYGGAFENRVRFLLEVVRAVRAVWPMHLPLFVRVSATDWAPGGWDVDQTVALAGLLRFEGVDVLDVSSGGLTPAQQITPGPLYQVPFAARVRQEVPDLRVMAVGMIDTPAQAEEVLAEGSADLIALARAFLRDPHWPQRAAREFGLTPTLPDVYARAGW
- a CDS encoding GNAT family N-acetyltransferase; the protein is MELRDHLEGTRPEQLQGFFEGWPNPPRPETLHRLLAASYRISLAVEDGRVVGIAQAISDGVLTAFIPMLEVHATHRGRGIGSALIRHLLAQLGHLYAVDLSCDYNLVPFYERLDFRRANAMVLRNYARQSGESPTSPS
- a CDS encoding DUF554 domain-containing protein, coding for MSLLAQLSGTLINVTTVLIGTVLGLTLGGRLPERTQRTLLQTLSLVTLFIGLDMAGNLNRVTGGPIPGVILALIALALGAVIGEALGIEEGLARLGETLRRRFRGGGRFTEGFVAASLLFCIGPMTVVGGIQNGLTGDSSTYVLKSTLDGIASLALAGAYGIGVGFSALTVLLLQGGISLAAGAFASGLLGGADPGVLKTNPYVLLVTGTGGLTIVGIAWNLMLGGLGWEDRRVRVGSLLPALLLAPLVLWVAGRL
- a CDS encoding DUF4384 domain-containing protein; its protein translation is MRTHPKGRLTVTALLGLSVAAMTASAGPAKITAQSIIVNPVETKLGVQVWVNRDPSGRGNPVYRKGENISVGLKTNQDAYVYLFNVNANGEIDLFFPNNYEESNFVQAGVTRVFPARGAKYTLTVGGPNGQDKLLALASTRELNIDDIAEFAGNQGFADVKVQGQENLARALSIVVNPLPADGWVTDVATFRVGNTPANRGGATGTVTVTPGQPTPAQPSPPAPQQPAPAQPVTRIQPGERQDGAFDQAMVQAYDRLKGEESLGEATSYATAWGDGLWQKFRGVGAYGDAVLLHANGSSRAYAVHGMLLERYLALAQAENGAIRPPSRLGWAAGDEKVIPRNSYGTSGLYGFFQNGALYGTEKYGTFWLTGNVLKTYQGLGGSGSFLGFPTRDQYLLNGAWAADFEGGSIRTVNGATKVYRK
- a CDS encoding SDR family NAD(P)-dependent oxidoreductase — protein: MPALGGKVALVTGASRGVGRGVALGLGEAGATVYVTGRTLSGRRPDMPFLAGSLEETAADVTALGGSGVAVQCDHRDDAQTRAVIERIAGDHEQLDLLVNNVWGGYEGLHLWDERGQTWNAPFWEQPLSLWDEMFGAGVRAHYVTTSLAAPLLIAARGLVVNISFFAGMRHRGTENIPYFLAKNADDRMAQAFANHFRPHGVSAVSLYPGLVRTEGVLLAPEGTFDFTNSESPQFLGRAAAHLAADPDVLSRSGQTLVAAELAQEYGFTDIDGRQPPSARASFEGE